The following DNA comes from Deinococcus sp. YIM 134068.
CGCGCCCCCGCGTGGCCGCACCATTCAAACCTCGCGCCGCCCTGTTCCCGACCCGTCTCTGACAGACCAGATGAACACCACCGGAGAGTAAGCGTGCGCCGGAGCCAAGACGACACATGACCCAACCAGAACAAGACGCCCGGACCCCCCAGACGGGGCAGCAGGCCGGGCCGGAGCAGACCGCCCACCTCGAAGTCATTCCGCTCGGCGGCATGGGCGAGATCGGCAAGAACATCACCGCGTACCGCTACGGCGACGAGATCATGGTGGTGGACGGCGGCCTCGCCTTCCCCGACGCGCACCAGATGGGCATCGACCTGATCATCCCGCGCATCGACTACCTCCAGCAGCACGCCGCGCTGATCAAGGGCTGGATTCTCACCCACGGCCACGAGGACCACATCGGCGGCCTGCCCTATATCCTGCCCCGGCTGCCGCGCGTGCCCGTGTACGGCGCGCCCCTGACCCTCGGCCTCGTGCGCGAGAAGCTCGCGGAGTTCGGGGTGGGGGGCGGCGACGTGGACCTGCGCGAGGTGGACCTGAACGCCAAGGTCCGCATCGGCAAGAGCTTCCACGTGGAGTTCATCCGCATGACCCACTCCATCCCCGACAACGCGGGGTACATCCTGACCACGCCGGTCGGGCGGGTGGTGCATACGGGCGACTTCAAGCTCGACGAGGAACCCAGCGACGGCAAGCTCAGCGACCTCGGGCGCATCGAGCAGGCGGGCAAGGAGGGCGTGCTCCTCCTGATCAGCGACTCCACGAACGCCGAGCGACCGGGCCGCACCGTCAGCGAGGCGGAGGTGACGCGCAACCTGGAGGACGTGATTTCCAAGTGCCGGGGCCGCGTCTTCATGACGACCTTCGCCTCGAACGTGCACCGCATCGGGAACGTCATTCAGATCGCGCACCGCCAGAGCCGCCGGGTGGTGATGGAGGGCCGCTCGATGCTCAAGTACGCACAGGTGGCGCAGGGGTTGGGATACATGGACCTGCCCGAACCCCTGCTGACGAACGAGGAGGTCGGCAACCTTCAGGACCAGCAGGTGCTGTACGTCTGCACCGGGTCGCAGGGCCAGCCCATGAGCGTGCTGTCGCGCCTCGCCTTCGGCACCCACGCCAAGATCGCGCTGCGGCGGGGCGACTCGGTGATCCTGAGCAGCAACCCCATCCCCGGCAACGAGGAGGCCGTCAACCTCGTCATCAACCGCCTGTACGAGATCGGTGTGGACGTGTACTACCCGCCGACCTACCGGGTCCACGCCTCCGGGCACGGCTCGCAGGAGGAGCTGGCGACGATCCTCAACCTCGCCCGGCCCAAATTCTTCCTGCCGTGGCACGGCGAACCCCGCCACCAGATCAACCACGCCCGCCTCGCCCAGACGCTTCCCCGCCCGCCCAAGCGCACCCTCATCGCCAAGAACGGCGACGTGGTGCGGCTCGGCCCGGACGAGTTCAAGGTGACGGGCACGGTGCCCGCCGGGGCCGTGTACGTGGATGGCCTCGGCGTGGGCGACATCGGCGACGACATCCTGCTCGACCGCGTGAGCATGAGCCAGGAGGGCATCCTGATCATGACGGCGGTGCTGCACCCTACCCCCCACGTCGAGATCGTCTCGCGCGGCTTCGTGCGCGCCAACCGCGACCTCGACAACCAGATTCGCAAGGTGGCGCTGGAGGCCGTTGAAGGCGGAATGCGCGAGAAGAAGCGGCTGGAGGACGTGCGCGACGATATGTACGGGGCCGTGCGGAGGTTCGTCCGCAAGGTGACGGGGCGCAACCCGGTGCTGATCCCGATGATCGTGGACTGAGGGGGTCCAGGGGTCAAGAGGTCGAGGGGTGTCGTTTCGGGCGACGCCCCTCCCGCTTGTTCGCAGCTTTGCCAGTCCAGGGGGAGGGGCAGAAGAACCGGCTCCACGTCCTCCCGTGGGTGTCCACCGGAGCAGTGAACACGAGAGTGGTCACGCCGAGCGGCAACGGGGCAAAGGAGCAGCTCGACATCCGATGGATAGGCCCCTCGCCTCGCCCAGAGCGGGGCATACAAGAGTGGTCCTGCTGAGCGTCCACGAAGCGTCCCCGAGCGCCGCGACCCAACGCCCGCGCTCAGGGTGACCAACCTGATGAGCCTCGAAGCGGCTTTTGCCATCTACGGCTGCGGAAGCCAACCCTGCACGTCCGCACCGCCAAAAATGAGCCGTCTCAGGGTGTCCGAGAAGAACAGGGGCGCTTCGGGAGTGCTGGCTTCACCCAGCAGCTTCAACTGCTCGGCACTCAGCTGCACTTCCAGCGAGGCCAGGTTGTCGGCCAGTTGTCTGGCGCTGCTGGCCCCGATGATGGTGGAGGTCACGCCCGGCTGGGCCACCACCCAGGCCAGGGCCACCTGCGCCGGTGGGCGGCCCACCCCCTCAGCCACGGTCTTCAAAACCTCCAGCGTGTGCCAGTTGCGCCCGGTGAACTTGGTGTCGCCAAAGGGGTTGGGACCGTTCAGGCGGCCCTCGCCCTGGGCGCTGCCCCCGGTGCCGCCGGCCTCGCGGGTGTACTTGCCGGTCAGGAAGCCGGCGGCCAGGGGACTCCAGGGGGTGAGACCCAGCCCCAGTTCGCGCGCCGCCGCCACATGCTCACGCTCCAGGTCGCGGCCCACCAGCGAGTATTCCAGTTGCAGGGCCACCGGGC
Coding sequences within:
- a CDS encoding ribonuclease J; amino-acid sequence: MTQPEQDARTPQTGQQAGPEQTAHLEVIPLGGMGEIGKNITAYRYGDEIMVVDGGLAFPDAHQMGIDLIIPRIDYLQQHAALIKGWILTHGHEDHIGGLPYILPRLPRVPVYGAPLTLGLVREKLAEFGVGGGDVDLREVDLNAKVRIGKSFHVEFIRMTHSIPDNAGYILTTPVGRVVHTGDFKLDEEPSDGKLSDLGRIEQAGKEGVLLLISDSTNAERPGRTVSEAEVTRNLEDVISKCRGRVFMTTFASNVHRIGNVIQIAHRQSRRVVMEGRSMLKYAQVAQGLGYMDLPEPLLTNEEVGNLQDQQVLYVCTGSQGQPMSVLSRLAFGTHAKIALRRGDSVILSSNPIPGNEEAVNLVINRLYEIGVDVYYPPTYRVHASGHGSQEELATILNLARPKFFLPWHGEPRHQINHARLAQTLPRPPKRTLIAKNGDVVRLGPDEFKVTGTVPAGAVYVDGLGVGDIGDDILLDRVSMSQEGILIMTAVLHPTPHVEIVSRGFVRANRDLDNQIRKVALEAVEGGMREKKRLEDVRDDMYGAVRRFVRKVTGRNPVLIPMIVD